The DNA segment AGTCCTGACATTACCAAGGGGGGCTGCAGCTGCAGAGCCCACAGACCAGCCCTGACGATCTCCCGTTCAGCTTTGGGACCTGCCCCCCACCAAGGCTTCAGAGGGTTCTGCTTGGCTATTGCAACAACTGGGGGCCAAGGCtgacctctcccttcccccctccccagacaCGGCTGTGATTGGAGGGAACTCCCAGGGAGAGCCCTGCTCCTTCCCCTTCAAGTTCCTGGGCCAGACGTACAGCAGCTGCACCACGGAGGGACGCACCGATGGGAAACTCTGGTGTGCCACCACCAGCGACTACGATGCGGACCAGAAGTGGGGCTTTTGCCCTGACCAAGGTAGGGGGGAAGCTCCTTTCATTGCCCCCCTGGGAAGCTGGTGGGGAGGGGACTCAGCACACCCAGCCACAGGGCATGAATAgctcagctgacaagctcagcaacgTTAATGGCTTAGTATTCATGCCCTGTGACTGAGTGCCGTGCAGTGGAGtaagctcccattccttgctccAGTTCCTGTTCAAAAGcaggcaaatgtgagtagataaataggttccATTTCAATGGGAGGTTAACAGCATTCAATTCACTTTTGGTGTATCTCTTTGCTAGCCAAATGGCCACAGAaaagtctttggacaacactagcTCCTTTGgccaagaaagagagatgagcaccGTGCCTCAGAGCCAGACATGACTGGGCAGGGGAAAACTTTACTTCTGCACACGTGCACGCACACGCACCAAGTGTGTTCGGAAGACTCTCTGGCAGCCCAGGGGAATGGGTGCCTTCCTCAGCAGGGGGTAGAGCCATGAGGGGAGACAATGTCCCAGGGGCCACAGGGATTGAGGGCCTCCAAGGCAGGGCCCCGGTCCACCCTCTGCTGCCGCTTTGCACCCCCAGGTTACAGCCTCTTCCTGGTTGCGGCACACGAGTTTGGCCACTCCCTGGGCCTGGAGCACTCCAGCATCCGGGAAGCCCTGATGTACCCCATGTACACCTACCTGGCCGACTTCCAGCTGCATTCGGACGACGTGGCCGGAATCCAGTATCTCTATGGTGAGCAGGAGGTGGGGGGGCTGCTGGGGGGGTTTCCTGGGAGCAGAAGGCAGGCTGTCTGCCCTCCCCAAGCCCTAAAACAGGCAGCCATCTGGCCCTGCCCGAGAAGCTCCCGAAGGAATTGGGGTGGGTCGGGGCTGGGGGTCTGTTCACACACCATGTCCTGAGTGGCCCTGGTCTGGAAGCCTTTTCCATGAATAACATGAAGCCCAAGTTCCTTTACCATGATGTGGAAGGACCCTGGAGGTCCTCAGGTCTACTAGCAATCCCCACAGTCAAaggagcccctcccctccctggctCCACTCTTCAGCTGTTTGTGCACTAGAGAAGGGGCTCCTCTGacatcccctcccacccccaaatcAGGGCCACTGATGCTTGTgctgctcctccttctctcccccacctACTAGGTCGAGGATCAGGCCCTCAGCCCACAGCACCCAGCCCCCCTTCTCAGGCCCCCACGGAAGCTGGGGACTCCTCCACTGTGGACGATGACTCTTCTGTGACCGAGACCCCTGCTGTGGACGGGCGGAGCAGTGCCTGCCGGGCGGAGGGTTTTGATGGGGTGGGCGAGATCCAGAAGGTGCTGCACTTCTTCAAGGACGGGTGAGAGGCAAGGCAGGAGGGGGGACTGGGCAGAGCTGGGGGCCAGGGTCTCCCTGCATCCACAGAGGGCCCGTTGGGCACAGCAGGGGAAAACGAGGTCAGGCTGAGCTGCCTTTCCTGTTCAGGCAATATTGGCGAATGTCGGGCACCGGGCCCCTGGAGGGCCCCCTGCAAATCCAGAGTACCTGGCCGGCCCTCCCAGATGTGATTGACGCAGCTTTCCAGGACCCTCTGACCAAGAAGCTCTTCTTCTTCTCGGGTGAGAGCCCCTCCCCACCCTTATGGGGGCAGCCCTGGGCCTcaggatcccccccccccgcctctgtccCTGCTGAGAGGCCAGAAAGGGCCATTAGAGCCAGCTCCTCTGCTCAGGGAGGGGCCCCTgctcagccacccacccacccctttctcTTACAGGCCAGCGCTTCTGGGTGTCCCAGGGGCCACGAGTGGTTGGCCCTCGGAGCCTTGACAAGCTGGGCATCGGGAGAGACGTGCACAAGATTGTGGGGAGCCTGACACGGAAGCAGGGGAGGGTCCTGCTCTTCAGCGGAGATCAGTTCTGGAGGTACAGGGGCCTGCGAGGGGGGCAGAACATGGGGGGCCCTCTGCCAACCCCCTTCCTTTCAAAGGCTGGATGAGGGGACAGAGGCTGCTTAGCCTCCAGGAGCCCCAAGCAGCAGCCTCCCAGGGGAACTCCTGCATCCTCATCCAGACCCCACCCCTTGGCCTGagctgccccacccacccagctgcTATGCCTGGTCTGGCCTGGCTCTATGGGCTGGGGGGAGGCTGCAGCTCACAGGTAGCTCCAGGGAGAAGGAAAGCAGAGCTGGGATTACGAATCTCTGCACAGGAAGAGGCATCCTCAGGGGCATCTAGAGGGCATTTTGAGGGACATTGCTGACTTTTCCTCccccccgcaggctggatgtgaAAAAGGAGCAGGTGGACAAGGGATATCCCCGCTACATTGACAGCCTCTTTCCTGGGGTCCCCATTGATGCTAACTTGGTCTTCCAGTACAGAGGTAAGGGGGGCAGGAGGGGGAACAGCCTCAGGTGGGGCCCAGATAGCCCCCCCCCATGGGTCCTCTGCAAGGGGTCTCGGCTGTGCAAGGGGGCAGCCTAGGAAGTTCCTCCCTGGTCCAGCGAGCAGCAGTGGGTAGGTTGGGGCTGCAGAAGACAGAtgaccactagagggcagcagCGGGTAAGAGCATCCCTAATCCTGGCTGGCCTATTGGGTGGTTCTGCCAAAGCagggggtgggaggaagagggAAACGCCCCCCCCCTCCTGTAGGGGATATAgacagataggcagacagacagacacacacacacacacagagagaatcttggcgggggggggggggctctcctgggaagaagggagggagggaggcatgcATGAATGGCTGAATTCAGTGGATAGAGCCCCCCCCTCCGTGCCCCCCCCCAGTGCAGAGGAAGAGGCTCATTGGGAGATTCTCCAGGGCGAGGACCACAAttgctgtgggggggagggaaccttgcctctcctttttctcctacTCTTGGTGGGTCAGGACCTGGGGACTCTTTCTgcgagccccccccccatccctgacTCCCTTCTTGGATGCAAAGCAGATGGGGAGGAGTCTGCCGGCCCACATCTGGCACttgcctttccctccccccccccaccacggAAGAAGGCAACTTTGGGAGACAAGTTAGGAGGACGGTAAGGGGGTGGCCTGGTGGTTGCCCTCGGATCCAAGCTTCCCCCCAGCATCCAAGGCCTGCAGGGAGGATAAATCCCCCTTGACCCCCAAGCTCAGAGCACAGGCTGGGAGCCGTGGGTCTGGTTTAGGTCtggtttctccctccctcccaggagaGATTCCCAGGGGCCTCGGCAGTAATGGGGGTGCCACCGCTGAACCCACACCTCTCCTCCGCCCAGCCTCCTTGGCCACGAGGTGGTGTCCCCCGAGGGTCCCTGAAATTCCCTCCCTGTGGCCGCTCGCCTTCACCAGCCGTTTCCTCTCTTCCAGGGAGGTTCCACTTTTGCCGCCACCCCTTCTGCTGGCAAATGACCCCCCGCTACCAGGTGACCCGGGTGGGATACTTCAAGCAGGACGTCCTGAAGTGCCCTGAACAGTGAGACGCATCCCACCTGGACGCAGGGGCATCTCTGCGCAGCTCTGACCCCTCCCTGGCTGGCCAGCTGACGGGGGCGGCCTCTCTGCTTTGTGGGCCAAATGCTGCCCTGGCCCCTCGGGCCCCCACAGCCTCCGGAAGATTTGCCAGGAAGAGGGAGGGGctgcactggggggggggaaagttctCTTCAGCCATGATCCAGATCCACTGAATGGAGTGGGAAGCTCCAGCTATAAgcccttccccccccacacacacacctctgtcACTTGCTCAGGAAGCAgccgacagagagagagagagagagtggagggAGACtccagggcggggggggggcgctcTTTGCAGCTTTGCAACTATTTGTGATTGAAAGGAGGGGCTCTCATCTGCTCCCCACTTTGCTCCCTCTTGTCCTGGAATCCAAAGCAGGCTCTGCCTTTCTAGGAGCTGCTTCACATCGGGGCAGTTCTGATATCTGGCTTTAACAGAAtgagaaagttggaagggaccttagaggtcttctagtccagccccctgctcaaattgCCCTAGGCTGAAATTACTCCAAAAATGTGGGATGAGGAAGGCGACAGAGGAGGAGCCTTAACTGCTCTAATTCTGTATCATGTGGAGGTTTTATGCCCTTTTGCCCAGGCGGCCAAGAAGCTTCGACTGCTTCTCCCTGCAGAAGCTGAGCAAACTCTCTGATTCCAGACTAGATTCAGGGTTTACTTTTCCCTTgcttatgggggggggggctgatgcCCAACTTCTGtcccgtctccctccctctctctctctctctctctctctcgctctcgctctcgctctcgctctcgcgCTCTCTCCCTCATCTCCTCATTTTGGGGGAGGACCTGCTGAGGTTCACTCGGAGCATTGCCTGGGTTGCTGTAAATTGGGCAGTTTGCATCGTATCCCTGGTGttatttttggaaataaaagttttgttttgttttatctctgTCCATTTGGCTGTAACTGCTTACTtggagggggggaaataaaacCATGCCGGGAACTGTCCGTAATATTTCAGGAGGTTTGTGCCTGTCTTTGGGGGAGTCTCTTTTCCGTTCTGGCCTTGCATGGAAGGACCTGCAGCTCAGGAAAGCCAGAAGAACCTTGCCACAGAGAGACCCCCCACAAGAcgccccatttttaattgtaaaaAAGAAGTTTAGCCATGCAAATTAGAAAATTTTATGTTAAATGGCTCCACAAATTGTGTTACAGGTCGTCCAcaacctacaaccattcatttagtgaccgaaattACAACAGTAttaccatggtcacgtgaccaaaattcagatgcttggcaagtggcttatatttatgacggtcgtagtgtcccgggatcacgtgatccccttctgcgactttCTAATGAGcagagtccatggggaagccagattcacttaacaactgcagtggttcacttaacaacggtggcaagaaaggtggcaaaatggggcaaaattcacttaacaaacgtctcactgagcaacataaacgttgggctcaattgtggtcataaggggAGGACCCCTATACAGGCCCGGTGAAACCCAAGGGAAATTGCGCTTAACCAAAGAGTTCCTGGATTTAgggctcctccttccctccttgggGTGACTGGATTCCGACTGGTCCCTCCTTCCAGCCCCCTCTAGGGATTCTCCTCCCCTTTGCACCCTCAGCGCCACCCAGCAAATGGGGCACCGACTTTGTGGCCCCCGAAGGGTGCTTCTTTCCTCCGCTGCCAGCCTTCGCCCTTCCTTCTGCCACCccctccctctcagctcctcagggCTGCAGCCCCGAAGCGGCTCAGGAGGGCTGGGTGGCCCCAGCATCTGCCGAAGGAGGTGGGCTGGGACATCAGGCCCACCAGGCATCTGGACAGAAAATCATAGGAAATACCGGAGTAAAATCTCGGTCTCTTGGGGGGGTCACCCCATCAGCCCCAACAGATGGACACCTTCCTCCGTTCACAGATCAGGGTTGCAGTGCGGTGACGTCATAGGCCGaggaaccccccaccccccgcagatGGCAGAACGACTCGATGGTCCATCTTGCCCAGCAGACACTTCAGCCAAGCTGCTGCCCATCTGGAAGCCCTGCCCTTTCTGAAGCTGTGGGATTCAGTGTGTCTCCCCACACCTCCCCAACTGCCCTCCAGCTCTGCTTCTGGAGgaggcaaaccccccccccagcctcccGAGGAACTCAGGAAAACGACAGTAGGGAGAGGGGGGCTCAAGGACAGAGGTCATCTCCTTCCACCAACCTCCACTAATGTCACCCACCTTCCTGTTGGAGGAGGCTGGGGCTCCAGTGGAGGGAGAAAGGCTTAGATGGGTACAGAGCCGTTTGGATAGTCAGGTGGGTGGCATAAAGGTGAAAAGAGAAATAGAAGCAGGGCCTGGTGTCTCCTGCAGAAGCTCTGGCTTGGCAAGCGGGGAGATGAAAGCCCCTCAGTCCTGGAGCTGGAAAGAGCCCTCGGGCAGCCCTGGTGAACCTTTCGGGCTCATGGTGTCAAAGATTCAGAAAACGCCTGACTTGAGTCTGCTGCGCTCtcgctctctccccccccccaccacacacacacaaaagggaaAATGTTGTCTGCCTAACAGCGTAAGGCTGTGGTGAAGCCTGGCAAAGGTTGTGGGGTGTGTGTCCTAGGGCCACCATCCCTGCCCCAGAGAACCATCCCTGGTCAGTGCAGGAGGCCAACGGAAATGTCCAGTCTCCCCTTAAACCCATTCAGGGGAGGAGAGcccagcccttcccctgggaaatTGCCCCCCCCAGTCCAACTTTTTTTGGTGTTCAGCCAGATTTTGCCTCCCTGGTGCTTTGGCCCTTCGTTCCCGTCCTGCCTTCTGGAAGGAGACGGAGGAGAAAATGGCCCCCAAGATGCCGGCTGATCTGTGTCTTTGAGCTTTGCCCAGAACTGATGCCAAAGTGGCTGAAGCTTCCTTTGCCCGTTTCCAAAGAGAAGGGCAACTTCTGCCCTCCACTCCTTCTCTGCCACTTCTCCAGTGACTCTGATGCCCCGAGAGATGCTGGCAAGACCAGCCCCGATTTCTCCCTTTCCCTGGAGATCCCTGGATCTCATTTCTATTGATCTCAGCCCGAGTCCTGCCCTTCAACTCTTCCCAGGACACCGAGCTGCTGGCTGGCAAGGACGGGCACCGAGGAATCCTGCCATCTCTTGCTATCTTAGCACTTTgtcaccatctctgactggctgcCATacatcctcctcttttcctccttttattttgaaAGTCCCTGTGGGTCACTCTTGGCATCCTTTGCTAACCCCGGCTTATTGGCAGTAAAAAGGCTTATCACCCATAAAGTGATATTCTTAACAGAATACAAATCAAGAagatggaagagagaggaggaaaggaaaggaaaggaaaggaaaggaaaggaaaggaaaataaagatgGTGATAACCATTATTCAGTCAAATGAGAATTTTTGCCTTCAAGAGCTCCTGGAGCATTCAGAGAGATTGGCTGACCCTTAATTCAATCAGGAAGTTTTCCCTCAAGGTCACAGCAGCACCAGAAAAACGATGCTGACTCCTGCCTCTATTCCTGACCTCATGTGGATGACCAAAAGCTGCTCAAGCAGGgagccctctaccatttcagacaaatttgcagatgacacaagctggcagaaatagccaacatcccagaagataggctcaagctgcagaaggatcttgacagccttgaacactgggccctatctagcaaaatgaattcaagagagagaaaaggaaggtttTATACTTAACAAGAAGAACCAAGTGTACAGATACGgattaggtgaaacttggctcaatagcAGGAACTGcatgaaggatcttggagtcctagtggacaatcacttaaatatgagccagccgtgggcTGAAGGCTCCAAaatagccaatgcaatcctaggctgcattaacagaggaactgaatcaagatcacatgaagggttagtaccactttataaggccacatttaaaatattgcatccagttttggtaaccACAATATAAAACAGAGTCTTGTTAAGACTCCGGAAAaagtgctgagaagagcaaccaagatgattagggggctggaggttgaaacatatgaagaacggttgcaggaattgggtctctAGTCTagttgaaaagaaggaccaggggtgacacaatagcagtgttccaatatctcaggggctgccacaaagaagagggggtcaacctgttctccaaaatacctaagggcaggacaagaaacaacggatggaaactgaacaaaggaagaagcaacctaaaactaaggagaaaattcctgacaggacaattaatcagtggaatagcttgccttcagaagttgtgggtactccatcagtagaggttttgaagaagagactggacaaccacctgtCTAAAACTGTATAGGGTCTTCtgattgagcagtgggttggactagagaacctccatggtcccttctaattctattATGCTAGGCCTCAAGGCCATCTCTTAGCTAGGCTGCAGGGCAGCCTCTAAATTGGGCCACAGGGCCCCCCTCTCAGCTGGTCCACCAGCCAACTCTCATCTGGGCCGGGGGCATTTCTCAGCTCAACCACATGGCCGTCTCTCAGCTGGTCTGCCAGCGGGCTTTCAGCTGGGCCACAGGGCTGTCTGTCTGCTGGGCCTGGGCTGTCTCTCAGTTGGGCCGCAGGGCCACCTCTCAGCTGCTCTGCCAGGCTGCCTCTCAGCAGGTCCATTGGCAACCTGTCAGCTGGACCGGCGGCCACACCTCAGCTAGGCCGCAGTGCCACCTCTTAGCTTGTCTGCCAGGAGCCTCTCAGCTGCACTGCAGGGCCATTTCCCTGCTGGGCTTGTACCGTCTCTcagctggcctgcagggctgcctcTCAGCTTTTCCAACAGCCGTAGGGCTGATTTTCAGCTGGTCCAACAACTGCTCAGACGGCTGCCTCTCACCTTGGCTACCGCTGGTCCAATGGTCACATCTCAGTTTGTCCAATAGCGGCCTCTCAGTTTTCTGACAGCCACCTCTCAGCTGGGCTGCAGGGCTGTCTCCATGCTGGGCCCATACAGTCTCTTAGCTGGTCCACCTGCTGCCACACGGTTGGGTCACAGTGCTCTCTCACCTGGTCTGATGGCCACCTCTCAGCTGCTCCAATGGTTGCCTCTCAGCTTGGCCACAGGGCTTCCTTTCAGCTGTTCCAACAGCTGTCTCTCAGCTGGTTTGATGACCACCTCTCAGCCCAGCTGCAGTTCCACCTCTCACCTGCACTGCAGGGTTGCCTCTCTACTGGGCCCTGCCATCTCTCAGCTGGTCCAACGGCTGCCACTCAGGTGGTCCCATGGACATGTCCCAGTGGGGCTGCAAGGCTGCCTTTCAGCTGGTCCAATGGCCACCTCTCAGCTGGACTGCAGGGTTGCCTTTCAGCGGGTATAACAGCCATGTTTCTTCTAGGGTGCAGGCTGCCTCACAGCTCAACCCCAGGGTCACCTCTCAGCTGGTGTGATGGCCTGGTCCAATAAACTGCTTGTCAGCTGCTCTGATGGCCGTAGGGCTGCTTCTCTGCTGGCCCACGCTGTGTGACAACTAATCTGCTGGCGCCTCTCAGTAACATCTCAGCTGGTCCATGGCCCTCTCCCAGCCAGTGCAATTCCACCTcagctggtccaatgccaactctcATCTTGTCCCATTGCCCTCTCCCAGTTTATGAAATGCCACCTTCCAGCTGGTCCAATATCCAACTCTCAGCTGGTCCAATGGACGCTTCTGAACTGATCCAATGACATTTCTCAGCTGGTTCAATATCTGTGTACCAACTGGTCCAAGTGCCGCCTCTCAGCTGGCCCAATGGCCCTTTACCAGCTCATACAATGCCATCTCCCAGATGGTCCAATGGCTCTCTACCATCTAGTCCAATGGCCCTCTCTCACCTGGTCCAAAGGCCACCACACAGCTGGTTCAGTGTGGCCCAATGACCTTCTCCCAACTGGTCCAATGCACATACCTGGTCCATTGTTCCTCTCTCAGCTGGTCTACTGCCACCTCCCAGCTTGCCCAATGGCATCTCTTAGATAGTCCACCTCTCAACTGGTCCAATAACGCTCTCCCAGCTGGTCCAATGACACCTCTCAGCTGGTTCAATATCTGTCTATACAACTGGTCCAAAGGCCCACTCCTAGCTGGTCGAATGCTACCTCTCAGCTGGTCCAATGGCCCTCTCCCAACAAGTCCAATGGCCCTCTATCAGCTGGTCCAATGCCACCTCTCAGCTAGCTCGCAAGGTGGCGGCGGCTGCCAGACCAGTGCTGTGATCACCACTCGGGATGAAGTTGGGCCTGGATATGTCCAGCTGCAGGGTGACACCCGGGCGGGAGACGAGTGCATGCCTATGGGGCTAGCTGCAGGGCAAGGGGATCAGAAGGGGTAGGCTATGGCTGGTGGCCGGGTGGGTGGGCACAGGTCGACCACCCTTCCCAGCTTCCCCAAGAGGGCACCTGGCTGTGCTTACCTGTTCTGCTGCTGAAGCAGTCAGGAGCAGCCCAAGGTGAGCATTTGGGAGCAGGCCAAGAGAAGTGGGAGGCCGCTGCATCGTAGGCTgtggcaaaggcaggcaagcaggctggGCTGTGCAGCCATGTGGTCAAAGCAAGGGAGCCAAAGCGTAACTACAGCTTTTCCACAGTGTGACTCTAAAGCACCAGCCAAAGCAAGTGAGGCCaataaggaagggaaaggagtggAGGGACAGGGCAGGAGGAGggctggccagccagcaatttaacaaatggttcgcccgaaccggcccaaaccagctgaatcccactactggtccaATGGTCCTCTACCTGCTGGTTCAATGCCACTTCTCAGCCTATCCAATACTACCTCCCAGCTGGTCCAACGGCCCTCTCCCAGCTCCTACAATGCCATATCTCAGTTCATCCAATCTCCCTCTCTAATTGGTCCAATGGCCCTCTCCCAGGAAGCCCAATGGGCCTCTCACACCTGGTCCAATGGCATCTCTCAGCTGGTCCAAGGCCTCTCACCTGGGTCAATGCCCGTCTGCCAGCTCATACCATGCCACAATTCAGCTGGTCCATTGTTCTTCTCCCAGTTGGTCCAATGGCCTTCTGCCAGCCCATACAATCCCACATCTCAGCTGGTTCAATGGTCCTCTCTCAGCTGGTGCAATTTCACCTCAGCTGGTCCAATGGCCATCTCTCAGCTGATTCAATATCCATCTACCAACTGGTCCAATGGCCCATTCCTAGCTGGTTGAATGCCACCTCTCAGCTGGTCCAATGATCCTCTCCCAACAGATCCAATGGCCCTCTATCAGCTGGTCCAATGCCACCTCTCAGCTAGCTCGCAAGGTGGCGGCGGCTGCCAGACCAGTGCTGTGATCACCACTCGGGATGAAGTTGGGCCTGGATATGTCCAGCTGCAGGGTGACACCCGGGCGGGAGACGAGTGCATGCCTATGGGGCTAGCTGCAGGGCAAGGGGATCAGAAGGGGTAGGCTATGGCTGGTGGCCGGGTGGGTGGGCACAGGTCGACCACCCTTCCCAGCTTCCCCAAGAGGGCACCTGGCTGTGCTTACCTGTTCTGCTGCTGAAGCAGTCAGGAGCAGCCCAAGGTGAGCATTTGGGAGCAGGCCAAGAGAAGTGGGAGGCCGCTGCATCGTAGGCTgtggcaaaggcaggcaagcaggctggGCTGTGCAGCCATGTGGTCAAAGCAAGGGAGCCAAAGCGTAACTACAGCTTTTCCACAGTGTGACTCTAAAGCACCAGCCAAAGCAAGTGAGGCCaataaggaagggaaaggagtggAGGGACAGGGCAGGAGGAGggctggccagccagcaatttaacaaatggttcgcccgaaccggcccaaaccagctgaatcccactactggtccaATGGTCCTCTACCTGCTGGTTCAATGCCACTTCTCAGCCTATCCAATACTACCTCCCAGCTGGTCCAACGGCCCTCTCCCAGCTCCTACAATGCCATATCTCAGTTCATCCAATCTCCCTCTCTAATTGGTCCAATGGCCCTCTCCCAGGAAGCCCAATGGGCCTCTCACACCTGGTCCAATGGCATCTCTCAGCTGGTCCAAGGCCTCTCACCTGGGTCAATGCCCGTCTGCCAGCTCATACCATGCCACAATTCAGCTGGTCCATTGTTCTTCTCCCAGTTGGTCCAATGGCCTTCTGCCAGCCCATACAATCCCACATCTCAGCTGGTTCAATGGTCCTCTCTCAGCTGGTGCAATTTCACCTCAGCTGGTCCAATGGCCATCTCTCAGCTGATTCAATATCCATCTACCAACTGGTCCAATGGCCCATTCCTAGCTGGTTGAATGCCACCTCTCAGCTGGTCCAATGATCCTCTCCCAACAGATCCAATGGCCCTCTACCAGCTGGTCCAATTGCACTCTACCAGCTGGTCCAATGCCACTCTCAGCTGGTCAAATGCCCACCTCTCAGGTGGTCCAACTCCCAGCTGGTCCAATggtcacttttttatttatttatttttgtcacaacagtatacacaaacaattgtcatagataaaacaacatatctttaagaaaatatatatatatataagtaaaaaaatatgcatcaactatattgatttgatgtaatgaagggaacaataggacaggaacggtaggcacttttgtgctcttatgcacgccccttatagccctcttaggaatggggtgaagtcaatagtagacagtttttggttgaagattttgggattttgagtagagactatggagtcaggtaatgagttccaagaattaacaactctgttacagaagtcatattttctgcaatcaagtttgaagtggttgacatttagcttgaatctattttttgctcttgtaatattgcgattgaagctgaagtagtcttttataggaaggatattgcaatagatgattttgtgtgttaaacacaggtcatgtcgaagtcgacggagttgtaaattttctaatcccaggatttcaagtctgttggtataaggtattttgttgttttcggaggagtgaagaactcttctagtaaaatatttctggactctttctattgtatttatgtcagagatgtggtatgggttccagacggatgagctgtattcaagaataggtctggcaaatgttttgtatgctctagttagtagtgtagagtttttagaaaagaagctgcgtaaaattaggtttacaactcttagggccttttttgctatgtagttgcagtgggctttggcattaaggtcatttgatatgagaactccaagatctttgacagggtgggggtcatcagttaggtaatgtccatcaagtttgtacttgatgttagggttcttttttccaatatgtaagactgagcatttgctggttgagatttggagttgccaagttttagaccaatcggaaattaagtcgaggtcttcttgaaaggtagaagtattattagtggtattaaatagtttgacatcatcagcaaagagaacacaataacttgagatgaggtcacagagatcatttatatatagtatgaagagtgttggtccaagaacactaccttggggaattccacttttgacaggaacagtatTTGATatagtgttgccaattttgaccacttgttgtctgtttgacaggaaggcatttatccaattgtgaagaggtcccgaaatgccgtaggattttagtttgaggagtagtttatcatgtactactgagtcaaaacttTGCAGACGTCTAtgcagattgcatctattgtttttccttgatcaaggttggtagtccatatgttttt comes from the Ahaetulla prasina isolate Xishuangbanna chromosome 3, ASM2864084v1, whole genome shotgun sequence genome and includes:
- the MMP9 gene encoding matrix metalloproteinase-9 is translated as MRVPAPTLLLLLLPLLPLPCTWAAPREGKGPVVINFPGDAVSRMTDRELAARYLQRYGYLTATNPGGQVKLETPLKAMQKQLGLPETGELDAPTLTAMRAPRCGVPDVGRFQTFQGDLKWDHTNLTYRVVNYSPDLDGSVIEDAFARAFKVWSQVTPLTFTRQQEGEVDILIQFGTGEHGDGYAFDGKDGLLAHAFPPGKDRFSGDAHFDDDEFWTLGTGIVVKTYFGNANGASCQFPFTFEGKSYSTCTTEGREDGLPWCATTPNFDRDKKYGFCPSELLFTYDGNSDGEKCVFPFIFEGKSYQRCTTDGRTDGYRWCATTSNFDQDKKYGFCPNRDTAVIGGNSQGEPCSFPFKFLGQTYSSCTTEGRTDGKLWCATTSDYDADQKWGFCPDQGYSLFLVAAHEFGHSLGLEHSSIREALMYPMYTYLADFQLHSDDVAGIQYLYGRGSGPQPTAPSPPSQAPTEAGDSSTVDDDSSVTETPAVDGRSSACRAEGFDGVGEIQKVLHFFKDGQYWRMSGTGPLEGPLQIQSTWPALPDVIDAAFQDPLTKKLFFFSGQRFWVSQGPRVVGPRSLDKLGIGRDVHKIVGSLTRKQGRVLLFSGDQFWRLDVKKEQVDKGYPRYIDSLFPGVPIDANLVFQYRGRFHFCRHPFCWQMTPRYQVTRVGYFKQDVLKCPEQ